The Deltaproteobacteria bacterium genome window below encodes:
- the purL gene encoding phosphoribosylformylglycinamidine synthase subunit PurL, translating to MSAERPAGARSEAPANAGRGAREPVVDLALAREHGLSDAEWERILAILGRRPTFPELGIFSVMWSEHCSYKSSRVHLRALPSAAEHVLVGPGEGAGAVAIGDGLAVIFKIESHNHPSFIEPTQGAATGVGGILRDVFSMGARPIASLDSIRFGPLDDPRHRMLLRGVVHGIGGYGNSVGVATVGGETGFHECYRGNILVNAFNLGLVEADAIFLGQAAGIGNPVIYAGSKTGRDGIHGASLLASAEFDETSEAKRPTVQVGDPFTEKCLIEACLEVMRSGDVVGIQDMGAAGLTCSSFEMASRAGTGIEMDLDRVPQRAAGMTPYELLLSESQERMLLVARQGAEQGILARFARWELDAVVVGRVTGDGRMRVRWHGETVVDIPVDPVAESAPCYERPLRRPADLDERQKLDLASLEPESDPQAALEALLDDPNLASKAWIWRQYDSLVQGNTVLGPGGDAALVRVRREDGTPTGKGLAMAVDCNPRWCWLDPRAGTIAAVAESARNVACTGARPLALTNCLNFGSPERPEIMWEFAEAVRGLGEAAAALGTPVISGNVSFYNETSGRAIFPTPTIAVVGLLDDVRRHAVSHWAAPGLAIVLLGETREEIGGSAWLALRRGREAGLPPAVDLAHERRLHGLLAEGVAAGEVRTAHDVSEGGLAVALAECCLAGPARLGARVTLVPGMRLDALLFGESTGRVVVATGLPDALLARAAAASVPARRIGTVGTGGTSGAGGERLVIGPAAPAGAAAGAAWIDVAVERLAGIWERGLPRRLEGPSGEAA from the coding sequence ATGAGCGCCGAGCGCCCGGCCGGCGCGCGCAGCGAGGCGCCGGCGAACGCGGGCCGTGGCGCCCGCGAGCCGGTCGTCGACCTCGCCCTGGCGCGCGAGCACGGCCTCAGCGACGCCGAGTGGGAGCGCATCCTCGCGATCCTCGGCCGCCGGCCCACCTTCCCGGAGCTCGGGATCTTCTCGGTGATGTGGTCCGAGCACTGCTCCTACAAGTCGAGCCGCGTCCACCTGCGCGCGCTGCCCAGCGCCGCAGAGCACGTCCTCGTCGGGCCCGGCGAGGGGGCCGGCGCGGTCGCGATCGGCGACGGGCTCGCGGTGATCTTCAAGATCGAGAGCCACAACCACCCGAGCTTCATCGAGCCGACCCAGGGCGCGGCCACCGGCGTGGGCGGGATCCTGCGCGACGTCTTCAGCATGGGGGCGCGCCCGATCGCCTCGCTCGACTCGATCCGCTTCGGCCCGCTCGACGACCCCCGCCACCGCATGCTGCTGCGCGGCGTGGTGCACGGGATCGGCGGCTACGGCAACTCCGTCGGGGTCGCGACGGTGGGCGGCGAGACCGGCTTCCACGAGTGCTACCGCGGCAACATCCTGGTGAACGCCTTCAACCTGGGCCTCGTGGAGGCCGACGCGATCTTCCTCGGCCAGGCCGCGGGGATCGGCAACCCGGTGATCTACGCCGGCTCGAAGACGGGGCGCGACGGGATCCACGGCGCGAGCCTGCTCGCCTCGGCCGAGTTCGACGAGACGAGCGAGGCCAAACGGCCGACCGTGCAGGTGGGCGACCCCTTCACCGAGAAGTGTCTGATCGAGGCCTGCCTCGAGGTGATGCGCAGCGGCGACGTGGTCGGCATCCAGGACATGGGCGCGGCGGGCCTCACCTGCTCCTCCTTCGAGATGGCGAGCCGCGCCGGCACCGGCATCGAGATGGACCTCGACCGCGTCCCGCAGCGCGCAGCCGGGATGACGCCCTACGAGCTGCTGCTCTCCGAGAGCCAGGAGCGCATGCTGCTGGTGGCGCGCCAGGGCGCCGAGCAGGGGATCCTCGCGCGCTTCGCGCGCTGGGAGCTCGACGCGGTGGTCGTGGGCCGCGTCACCGGCGACGGGCGCATGCGGGTGCGCTGGCACGGCGAGACGGTGGTCGACATCCCCGTCGACCCCGTCGCCGAGAGCGCGCCCTGCTACGAGCGGCCGCTGCGCCGGCCGGCCGACCTCGACGAGCGCCAGAAGCTCGACCTCGCCTCGCTCGAGCCCGAGAGCGACCCCCAGGCGGCGCTCGAGGCGCTGCTCGACGACCCGAACCTCGCCTCGAAGGCCTGGATCTGGCGCCAGTACGACTCGCTGGTGCAGGGCAACACGGTGCTCGGCCCGGGCGGCGACGCCGCGCTCGTGCGCGTCCGGCGCGAGGACGGCACGCCGACCGGCAAGGGGCTCGCGATGGCGGTGGACTGCAACCCGCGCTGGTGCTGGCTCGACCCCCGCGCCGGGACGATCGCGGCTGTCGCCGAGTCGGCCCGCAACGTGGCCTGCACGGGCGCGCGGCCGCTGGCCCTCACCAACTGCCTGAACTTCGGGAGCCCCGAGCGGCCCGAGATCATGTGGGAGTTCGCCGAGGCGGTGCGCGGGCTCGGCGAGGCCGCCGCCGCGCTCGGCACCCCGGTGATCTCGGGCAACGTCTCCTTCTACAACGAGACCAGCGGGCGCGCGATCTTCCCGACGCCCACGATCGCGGTGGTCGGCCTGCTCGACGACGTTCGACGCCACGCGGTGTCACACTGGGCGGCGCCCGGGCTCGCGATCGTGCTGCTCGGGGAGACCCGCGAGGAGATCGGCGGGAGCGCGTGGCTCGCCCTGCGGCGCGGGCGCGAGGCCGGCCTCCCGCCGGCCGTCGACCTCGCCCACGAGCGGCGCCTGCACGGGCTGCTCGCGGAGGGCGTCGCGGCCGGGGAGGTGCGCACGGCGCACGACGTCTCCGAGGGCGGCCTCGCGGTGGCGCTCGCCGAGTGCTGCCTGGCCGGTCCGGCGCGGCTCGGCGCGCGGGTTACACTCGTGCCCGGAATGCGTCTCGACGCGCTGCTCTTCGGCGAGTCGACCGGCCGGGTCGTCGTCGCCACCGGACTGCCCGACGCGCTGCTCGCGCGGGCGGCCGCCGCCTCGGTGCCGGCGCGGCGGATCGGGACCGTCGGGACCGGCGGGACGAGCGGGGCCGGCGGCGAGCGGCTCGTGATCGGGCCGGCGGCGCCCGCCGGAGCCGCGGCCGGGGCGGCCTGGATC
- the purQ gene encoding phosphoribosylformylglycinamidine synthase subunit PurQ — protein sequence MFAVIQFPGSNDDRDMRFALKSALALDARLVWHQEPELPAATRAVLLPGGFSYGDYLRCGAMARFSPVMAAVRRFAEAGGPVLGTCNGFQVLCEAGLLPGALLRNHDLDFVCAWQPVRVEQAAAPFTSRARVGQVLRIPIKHGEGRYVVAPAELERLTAAGQVVLRYCDAEGAVTAAANPNGSAGNVAGVRNAAGNVMGLMPHPEHAVEALTGGTDGLLILGSLADAVAGGRAR from the coding sequence GTGTTCGCCGTCATCCAGTTCCCGGGCTCCAACGACGATCGCGACATGCGCTTCGCGCTGAAGAGCGCGCTCGCGCTCGACGCGCGCCTGGTCTGGCACCAGGAGCCGGAGCTGCCGGCCGCCACCCGCGCCGTCCTGCTGCCCGGCGGCTTCTCCTACGGCGACTACCTGCGCTGCGGCGCGATGGCGCGCTTCTCGCCGGTGATGGCGGCCGTGCGCCGCTTCGCCGAGGCCGGCGGCCCGGTGCTCGGCACCTGCAACGGCTTCCAGGTGCTCTGCGAGGCCGGTCTCCTGCCCGGGGCGCTGCTGCGCAACCACGACCTCGACTTCGTGTGCGCCTGGCAGCCGGTGCGCGTCGAGCAGGCGGCGGCGCCCTTCACCTCGCGCGCCCGCGTGGGCCAGGTGCTGCGCATCCCGATCAAGCACGGCGAGGGCCGCTACGTCGTGGCGCCCGCCGAGCTCGAGCGGCTCACGGCGGCGGGCCAGGTGGTGCTGCGCTACTGCGACGCGGAGGGCGCGGTCACCGCCGCTGCGAACCCGAACGGGTCGGCCGGCAACGTGGCCGGCGTGCGCAACGCGGCCGGCAACGTGATGGGGCTGATGCCCCATCCCGAGCACGCGGTGGAGGCGCTGACCGGCGGGACCGACGGCCTCCTGATCCTGGGCTCGCTGGCCGACGCCGTGGCCGGCGGGCGGGCGCGATGA
- a CDS encoding phosphoribosylaminoimidazolesuccinocarboxamide synthase encodes MPIDSALLRAQCARTLERTDLPGLGRKLEGKVRDSYVRDGRRTIVATDRISAFDRVLGTIPFKGQVLNQLAAFWFERTREIAPNHVLAVPDPNVTVGRECALVPIEFVVRGYLTGVTGTSIWTAYARGERVYCGHRLPEGLRQHERLPEPLLTPTTKAAHGAHDELSSRDAAIASGAIRAELYDRAEAMVLGLFAEGQQWAEKQGLILVDTKYELGIDPEGRLVVIDEIHTPDSSRYWYRDGYEQAMAAGRDPKAMDKEYVRRWLAERGYRGDGPPPPLPEEVRCEAARRYVETYERITGEAFVPDVEPPLERIRRNLGL; translated from the coding sequence TTGCCGATCGACTCCGCGCTGCTCCGCGCGCAGTGCGCGCGCACGCTGGAGCGCACCGACCTCCCGGGGCTCGGCCGCAAGCTCGAAGGCAAGGTGCGCGATTCCTACGTCCGGGACGGCCGGCGCACGATCGTCGCGACCGACCGCATCTCGGCCTTCGACCGCGTGCTCGGCACGATCCCCTTCAAGGGCCAGGTGCTGAACCAGCTCGCGGCGTTCTGGTTCGAGCGCACCCGCGAGATCGCGCCCAACCACGTGCTCGCGGTGCCCGACCCGAACGTGACGGTCGGCCGCGAGTGCGCGCTGGTCCCGATCGAGTTCGTCGTGCGCGGCTACCTCACCGGCGTGACCGGCACCTCGATCTGGACCGCCTACGCGCGCGGCGAGCGCGTCTACTGCGGCCACCGCCTGCCCGAGGGCCTGCGCCAGCACGAGCGGCTGCCCGAGCCCCTGCTGACTCCGACGACCAAGGCCGCGCACGGGGCCCACGACGAGCTGAGCTCGCGCGACGCCGCGATCGCGAGCGGCGCGATCCGCGCCGAGCTCTACGACCGCGCCGAGGCGATGGTGCTCGGGCTCTTCGCCGAGGGCCAGCAGTGGGCGGAGAAGCAGGGCCTGATCCTGGTCGACACGAAGTACGAGCTCGGCATCGACCCCGAGGGCCGGCTCGTCGTGATCGACGAGATCCACACGCCCGACTCGTCCCGCTACTGGTACCGGGACGGCTACGAGCAGGCGATGGCGGCGGGCCGCGATCCCAAGGCGATGGACAAGGAGTACGTGCGCCGCTGGCTGGCCGAGCGCGGCTACCGGGGCGACGGCCCGCCCCCGCCGCTCCCGGAGGAGGTGCGCTGCGAGGCGGCGCGCCGCTACGTCGAGACCTACGAGCGGATCACCGGGGAGGCCTTCGTGCCCGACGTCGAGCCGCCGCTCGAGCGGATCCGCCGCAACCTCGGTCTCTGA
- the purS gene encoding phosphoribosylformylglycinamidine synthase subunit PurS: MKAVVCVTLKADVLDPQGRAIQRACAALGYDAVAGVRQGKHFEVELATDDRALAERLARELCEKLLANPVIEDWRIERIEG; this comes from the coding sequence GTGAAGGCGGTCGTCTGCGTCACGCTCAAGGCCGACGTGCTCGACCCCCAGGGCCGCGCGATCCAGCGCGCCTGCGCGGCGCTCGGCTACGACGCCGTCGCCGGCGTGCGCCAGGGCAAGCACTTCGAGGTGGAGCTCGCGACGGACGACCGCGCCCTGGCCGAGCGGCTCGCGCGCGAGCTGTGCGAGAAGCTGCTCGCGAATCCGGTGATCGAGGACTGGCGGATCGAGCGCATCGAAGGCTGA
- the purB gene encoding adenylosuccinate lyase → MIERYTRPEMGAVWTEEARYRAWLRVEIAVCEVLAERGVVPAAALATIRERARFEVGRVEEIERSVRHDVIAFLTNVAEHVGPDARWIHYGMTSSDVIDTALALQIREAGDLLLAGVDRALAALRARALEHRHTPIVGRTHGVHAEPTTFGLKLLVLHEALRRGRARLARAIDEAAVGKVSGAVGTFAHLDPAVEEAVCARLGIGFEPASTQVVQRDRHAAYVQALALLAATIEQAAVEFRHLARTEVREVEEEFGRGQKGSSAMPHKRNPWRFENLSGLARVVRGYALSALENLALWHERDISNSSAERVVLPDASIAVDFMLQRFAGLVEGLRVYPERMRENLESSRGLVFSGTLLLALAGKGLSREDAYRLVQGHAMDTWEKGGAFRDRILADPEIARVLTKEEIERAFDLDAALRNVDAIFARALGEDA, encoded by the coding sequence ATGATCGAGCGCTACACACGGCCCGAGATGGGCGCGGTCTGGACCGAGGAGGCGCGCTACCGCGCCTGGCTGCGGGTCGAGATCGCGGTCTGCGAGGTGCTCGCCGAGCGCGGCGTGGTGCCGGCCGCGGCGCTCGCGACGATCCGCGAGCGTGCCCGCTTCGAGGTCGGGCGCGTCGAGGAGATCGAGCGCAGCGTGCGCCACGACGTGATCGCGTTCCTCACGAACGTGGCCGAGCACGTCGGGCCCGACGCGCGCTGGATCCACTACGGGATGACCTCGAGCGACGTGATCGACACGGCGCTCGCGCTCCAGATCCGCGAGGCCGGCGATCTCCTGCTCGCGGGCGTGGACCGCGCGCTGGCCGCCCTGCGCGCCCGCGCGCTCGAGCACCGCCACACGCCGATCGTCGGGCGCACCCACGGCGTGCACGCCGAGCCCACCACCTTCGGCCTGAAGCTCCTGGTGCTCCACGAGGCGCTGCGCCGCGGGCGGGCGCGGCTGGCGCGCGCGATCGACGAGGCCGCGGTCGGCAAGGTCTCCGGGGCCGTCGGCACCTTCGCCCACCTCGACCCGGCCGTGGAGGAGGCCGTCTGCGCGCGCCTCGGGATCGGCTTCGAGCCGGCCTCGACCCAGGTGGTGCAGCGCGACCGCCACGCCGCCTACGTGCAGGCGCTGGCGCTCCTGGCCGCCACGATCGAGCAGGCGGCCGTCGAGTTCCGGCACCTGGCCCGCACCGAGGTGCGCGAGGTGGAGGAGGAGTTCGGCCGGGGGCAGAAGGGCTCCTCGGCGATGCCCCACAAGCGCAACCCCTGGCGCTTCGAGAACCTGTCGGGCCTGGCGCGGGTCGTGCGCGGGTACGCGCTGAGCGCGCTCGAGAACCTGGCACTCTGGCACGAGCGCGACATCTCGAACTCGTCGGCCGAGCGCGTGGTGCTGCCGGACGCCTCGATCGCGGTCGACTTCATGCTGCAGCGCTTCGCCGGGCTGGTGGAGGGCCTGCGCGTGTACCCGGAGCGGATGCGGGAGAACCTCGAGTCCTCGCGCGGACTGGTCTTCAGCGGGACGCTGCTCCTCGCGCTCGCCGGGAAGGGCCTCTCGCGCGAGGACGCCTACCGCCTCGTGCAGGGCCACGCGATGGACACCTGGGAGAAGGGCGGGGCGTTCCGGGACCGCATCCTCGCCGACCCCGAGATCGCGCGCGTGCTCACGAAGGAGGAGATCGAGCGCGCCTTCGACCTCGACGCCGCCCTGCGCAACGTGGACGCGATCTTCGCGCGGGCGCTCGGGGAGGACGCGTGA
- a CDS encoding phosphatidate cytidylyltransferase has translation MSSLERPSERSGAGSEPVHPLPPSPGPPVRPPSKHRELGLRLLTAAVLVPGVLWMIAQGGFWVLGTVVAIVLLGIRELYQLLEAKGAQPLWGFGMAAGGLLPVVGYFGNEYHATILMTASLLAFMVVQVGKAQISQALASISGTFFGVFYVGWLLTHAVTLRNFQSVVGAKWGADAAALYDPDAGAFFLVFCLSAVVLCDTGAYFAGRAWGRHKLAPKVSPGKTVEGALGGVTLGTAGGLVCKGLFDLLWPELSAGLSWGLAAALAFVCAVAGMVGDLVESLLKRDAALKDAGSLLPGMGGVLDRIDSALLAIPVLYYLLLGHTYLSAGFR, from the coding sequence GTGAGCTCGCTCGAGCGCCCGAGCGAGCGCTCCGGAGCCGGGAGCGAGCCGGTCCACCCGCTGCCGCCCTCGCCGGGGCCGCCCGTCCGGCCTCCCTCGAAGCACCGCGAGCTCGGGCTGCGCCTGCTGACCGCCGCGGTCCTCGTGCCCGGTGTGCTCTGGATGATCGCGCAGGGTGGCTTCTGGGTGCTCGGCACCGTCGTCGCCATCGTCCTGCTCGGGATCCGCGAGCTCTACCAGCTCCTCGAGGCCAAGGGCGCCCAGCCGCTCTGGGGCTTCGGGATGGCGGCCGGCGGCCTGCTGCCGGTGGTCGGCTACTTCGGCAACGAGTACCACGCGACGATCCTGATGACGGCCTCGCTGCTGGCCTTCATGGTCGTGCAGGTCGGCAAGGCCCAGATCAGCCAGGCGCTGGCCTCGATCTCGGGCACCTTCTTCGGCGTCTTCTACGTGGGCTGGCTGCTCACCCACGCGGTCACCCTGCGCAACTTCCAGAGCGTGGTCGGCGCCAAGTGGGGCGCCGACGCGGCTGCGCTCTACGACCCGGACGCCGGCGCCTTCTTCCTGGTGTTCTGCCTCTCGGCCGTGGTGCTCTGCGACACGGGCGCCTACTTCGCGGGCCGTGCCTGGGGGCGGCACAAGCTCGCGCCGAAGGTGAGCCCCGGGAAGACCGTCGAAGGGGCGCTCGGTGGCGTCACGCTCGGGACGGCCGGCGGGCTCGTCTGCAAGGGCCTCTTCGACCTGCTCTGGCCGGAGCTCTCGGCGGGTCTCTCGTGGGGGCTCGCGGCGGCGCTTGCGTTCGTCTGCGCGGTGGCCGGCATGGTGGGCGATCTCGTCGAGTCGCTGCTCAAACGCGACGCGGCGCTGAAGGACGCCGGCAGCCTGCTGCCGGGCATGGGGGGAGTCCTCGATCGGATCGACTCCGCGCTGCTCGCGATCCCGGTCCTGTACTACCTTCTGCTCGGCCACACCTACCTCAGTGCGGGCTTCCGATGA
- the dut gene encoding dUTP diphosphatase translates to MRVRVVRLPGAGDLPLPFYASAGAAGADLAAAVDGELVIEPGARALVPTGLAIELPPGYEAQVRPRSGLALRYGVLLPNAPGTIDADYRGELSVILLNAGKEPFTVKRGDRIAQLVVAPATRVHWEAADRLGETPRGAGGFGHSGHGAPREEDPA, encoded by the coding sequence GTGCGCGTGCGCGTCGTGCGGCTGCCCGGCGCCGGGGACCTGCCGCTTCCCTTCTACGCGAGCGCCGGCGCGGCCGGGGCCGACCTGGCCGCCGCCGTGGACGGGGAGCTCGTGATCGAGCCGGGCGCGCGCGCGCTGGTGCCGACGGGTCTCGCGATCGAGCTGCCGCCGGGCTACGAGGCCCAGGTGCGGCCGCGCAGCGGGCTCGCGCTCCGCTACGGGGTGCTGCTGCCGAACGCCCCGGGCACGATCGACGCCGACTATCGCGGCGAGCTCTCGGTGATCCTGCTGAACGCCGGCAAGGAGCCCTTCACCGTGAAGCGCGGCGACCGCATCGCGCAGCTCGTGGTGGCGCCGGCCACGCGGGTGCACTGGGAGGCCGCGGACCGGCTCGGCGAGACGCCGCGCGGTGCGGGCGGCTTCGGCCACAGCGGCCACGGCGCCCCGCGCGAGGAGGATCCCGCGTGA